The uncultured Desulfuromonas sp. genome has a segment encoding these proteins:
- a CDS encoding GGDEF domain-containing protein yields the protein MLIAVGFAVCVLAVYCIWGYFLERKRLLAQIDEKLYAAAVAVPFVLEDDFHDRAINEHSISEAEDRRNIENLSKLNDRLGMKFLYSVVRDTSGGYRLTSSSALKEELENGNEVRYYTAYPDVSTTLKQSFEESHINFSRRNESYHALYVPVFSDRWGTYRSIFVPIRTPSGQTYVVGADLDISYVTAQLRNNTLETILSFVIFSLSILPIIYAYIQVLKQKNREYQQVHQLYLDQSKRSITDSLTQLHNRLKLDEELETAFNLFQNYNRTFALIMTDLDYFKSINDRYGHQVGDTVLQSIAGLLKKTSRSADIVGRWGGEEFMIICHDVDSSGAFHLAEKLRTEIASYARKQGYRLTASFGVAEPQRNQSLPQLLQRVDEALYAAKRAGRNQTVNADNKLSTIPPCETDE from the coding sequence ATGCTGATAGCCGTCGGCTTTGCGGTATGCGTTTTGGCCGTGTATTGCATTTGGGGCTATTTCCTCGAGAGAAAACGCCTGCTGGCTCAGATCGATGAAAAACTTTATGCGGCCGCAGTTGCCGTCCCTTTTGTACTGGAAGATGATTTCCATGATCGCGCAATTAATGAGCACAGCATCAGTGAAGCTGAAGATCGCCGCAACATTGAAAACCTGTCCAAACTCAATGACCGTCTCGGCATGAAATTTCTCTACAGCGTTGTACGCGACACTAGCGGTGGCTACCGCCTGACCAGCTCAAGCGCCCTCAAAGAAGAACTGGAGAACGGCAATGAAGTGCGCTACTACACTGCCTACCCAGATGTCAGCACGACCCTGAAACAAAGCTTTGAAGAATCGCATATCAATTTCAGCCGACGCAATGAGTCGTATCACGCGCTGTATGTGCCGGTGTTCAGTGACCGCTGGGGAACCTATCGCTCCATCTTTGTGCCGATACGGACCCCCTCCGGGCAGACGTATGTCGTCGGTGCCGATCTGGACATTTCCTACGTCACTGCACAGTTACGCAACAACACGCTGGAAACAATTTTGAGTTTTGTTATTTTCAGCCTGTCCATTTTGCCGATCATCTATGCCTATATTCAGGTGTTAAAACAAAAGAACCGTGAATATCAACAGGTTCACCAACTGTACCTCGATCAATCCAAACGCTCCATCACGGATTCTCTCACCCAGCTGCATAATCGACTCAAACTGGATGAAGAGCTCGAAACTGCGTTCAACCTGTTTCAGAACTACAATCGGACATTTGCTCTGATCATGACCGATCTCGATTATTTCAAATCCATCAACGACCGTTATGGCCATCAGGTCGGGGACACCGTGCTGCAAAGCATCGCCGGACTGCTTAAAAAAACTTCGCGATCAGCTGACATTGTCGGGCGTTGGGGCGGTGAGGAGTTTATGATCATCTGCCATGATGTAGACAGTAGCGGCGCCTTCCATCTCGCCGAAAAATTGAGAACGGAGATTGCCAGTTACGCCCGCAAGCAGGGCTACCGCCTGACCGCGAGTTTCGGCGTGGCAGAACCGCAACGGAATCAGTCGTTGCCCCAATTACTGCAGCGCGTTGACGAAGCGTTGTATGCCGCCAAACGGGCCGGAAGAAATCAGACGGTCAACGCGGACAACAAACTCAGCACAATCCCTCCTTGCGAAACTGACGAGTAA
- a CDS encoding methyl-accepting chemotaxis protein, with protein MQFKSIQLKIALLAGACLLLCAAILVGYSLTATHNTQAYVDEKVSGLLDENAQVRLEESAKVAAFSIQREFDVALNAARTMAHSFEMSKQVDDAGVPLLQLDRSAANAILLNVLKHNESFNGTYSCWEPNALEDNDEAFRVAQDGNNPQTGRFTPYWTRDEQGRVAVQHLVEYDSDALHANGVAKGGWYRVPQTTHKESVLGPLPYIVQGKKVWLATLSVPILHNGTFYGVAGTDYVLDFVQKLSVAADQKLFEGRGEVVIVSNQGLIIAHSEQPQWIGQSFKVFNDDAAADLKTIQDGRTLVEQNAETGEIEVIAPIQLGNTGKPWAVMIRIHSDVVMAQAHALDDELTEHADNDVAWLLTIGGGVTSVSIVLLWVFAASLAKPVLRGVRLAEEIAQGRFDSRLKMTGLDEIGQLGRALDSMADSLQEKARLAEEIAHGNLDVDVQLASEQDQLGLALQHMTNSLNDLLGQVAISVEQVAAGSYQVSDSSQTLSQGATEQASSLEQVTSSMQQVASQTDQNTEHAREASRLSDEAKKSAENGNGQMKEMVAAMGDIYESGQNISKIIKVIDEIAFQTNLLALNAAVEAARAGQHGKGFAVVAEEVRNLAARSAKAAGETAELIEGSVAKTEKGTDIAEKTAVALDEIMADVNKVSALVGDIAIAAEEQAQGIGQINQGLGQIDQVTQQNTATAEESASASEELSAQAQQLKQMLAHFTLRMDRASAAGRSDNTVLRLGMD; from the coding sequence ATGCAATTTAAGTCGATTCAATTGAAAATAGCCTTGTTGGCTGGAGCGTGTCTGTTGCTGTGCGCCGCGATTCTGGTCGGCTATAGTTTGACGGCAACACACAATACGCAGGCGTATGTTGATGAAAAAGTGTCCGGACTGTTGGATGAAAATGCCCAGGTGCGCTTGGAGGAATCAGCCAAAGTCGCCGCGTTCAGCATTCAACGGGAATTTGATGTGGCTTTGAATGCGGCGCGCACCATGGCACACAGCTTTGAAATGTCCAAGCAGGTTGATGATGCGGGTGTCCCTCTGTTGCAGCTTGACCGCAGCGCGGCCAATGCCATTCTGCTCAATGTGCTCAAGCACAATGAGAGTTTCAATGGAACCTATAGTTGCTGGGAGCCGAATGCCCTTGAAGACAACGATGAGGCTTTTCGCGTTGCTCAAGACGGCAATAATCCGCAAACCGGCCGATTTACGCCGTATTGGACCCGCGATGAGCAGGGGCGTGTCGCTGTCCAACATCTGGTGGAGTATGATTCTGATGCATTGCATGCCAATGGGGTGGCCAAGGGAGGCTGGTATCGTGTTCCGCAGACCACGCATAAGGAGAGTGTTTTAGGGCCGCTGCCCTACATTGTTCAGGGTAAAAAGGTCTGGCTGGCGACATTGTCAGTGCCGATTCTTCATAACGGAACGTTTTACGGCGTTGCCGGAACAGATTATGTGCTTGATTTTGTCCAGAAACTCAGCGTAGCTGCAGATCAGAAATTGTTCGAAGGCCGGGGGGAGGTGGTCATTGTCAGTAATCAGGGGCTGATTATTGCCCACAGCGAGCAGCCGCAGTGGATCGGGCAGAGTTTTAAGGTGTTCAATGATGATGCCGCCGCAGATCTGAAGACCATCCAGGACGGACGTACCCTTGTTGAACAAAACGCTGAAACGGGTGAAATAGAAGTCATTGCTCCAATTCAGCTGGGCAATACCGGTAAACCGTGGGCGGTGATGATTCGTATTCATTCCGATGTGGTGATGGCGCAGGCCCATGCGTTAGATGATGAGTTGACTGAGCATGCCGACAATGATGTGGCATGGCTCTTGACCATTGGTGGCGGAGTGACCAGCGTGTCGATTGTGCTGCTGTGGGTGTTTGCCGCGAGTTTGGCGAAGCCGGTCCTCCGTGGTGTTCGTCTGGCTGAGGAGATCGCCCAAGGGCGTTTCGACAGCCGACTGAAGATGACCGGTCTGGACGAGATCGGTCAGTTGGGCCGGGCTCTGGACAGTATGGCGGACAGTCTGCAGGAAAAAGCACGTCTGGCCGAGGAGATTGCCCACGGCAATCTCGACGTTGATGTCCAGTTGGCCTCAGAACAGGACCAGCTTGGCCTGGCATTGCAACACATGACCAACAGTTTGAATGATTTGCTTGGTCAGGTAGCCATCAGTGTTGAACAGGTGGCGGCGGGAAGCTATCAGGTGTCTGATTCCAGTCAGACCCTGTCGCAGGGGGCGACGGAGCAGGCCAGTTCGCTGGAGCAGGTCACCAGCTCGATGCAGCAGGTTGCCTCTCAAACGGATCAGAACACCGAGCACGCCAGAGAAGCCAGCCGATTATCGGATGAAGCGAAAAAGAGTGCTGAAAACGGCAATGGGCAGATGAAGGAGATGGTCGCGGCCATGGGCGACATTTATGAATCAGGCCAGAATATTTCCAAGATCATCAAGGTCATTGATGAAATCGCTTTTCAGACCAATTTGCTGGCCCTGAATGCAGCGGTCGAAGCCGCACGCGCCGGACAGCACGGCAAAGGTTTTGCCGTTGTCGCCGAAGAGGTGCGCAATCTGGCGGCACGCAGTGCCAAAGCAGCCGGAGAAACGGCTGAGTTGATCGAAGGCTCGGTGGCGAAGACGGAAAAAGGAACCGACATCGCCGAAAAAACCGCTGTGGCTCTCGACGAGATCATGGCGGATGTCAACAAGGTCAGTGCCTTGGTTGGTGATATTGCCATTGCCGCCGAAGAACAGGCGCAAGGAATCGGCCAGATCAATCAAGGCTTGGGCCAGATCGATCAGGTCACACAACAGAACACCGCGACCGCGGAGGAAAGTGCCTCGGCTTCCGAAGAACTTTCCGCTCAGGCGCAACAGCTCAAGCAGATGTTGGCTCATTTTACGCTACGCATGGATCGGGCCTCCGCCGCAGGGCGGTCAGACAATACCGTGCTGAGACTCGGTATGGATTGA
- a CDS encoding DNA translocase FtsK 4TM domain-containing protein: MDDDQQSSSRREHLKKEISALFWAALGAYLCICLLSFDNGDPSFNNNLHPDVIRNLGGPIGAHLADLLYQLFGLASLLLPPACFFFAWRLFRFRDLHPRWYKVGAFLAMVFALDGLIALKVGEVTVMGQAISEGGGAIGRLLVDILAGALNVGGAALVLVVFFLVSTMLLTRFSLVLFLEGLSARMAARMERRRERREQKKLASGKKKADGPVIAAPTAPITKAPTPTKPVRKKKARNEVPAEQESFDFLEITGNYQLPSLSLLDYEGEPTPPADREALMAMARILEAKLKDFNVDGEVVEVKPGPVVTMFEFSPAPGIKVNKIAGLSDDLSMALRATSIRIVAPIPGRGVVGIEIPNNNRETVYLKDILESDQFRKSGGRLPMALGKDIFGQTCVSDLAKMPHLLVAGSTGSGKSVSINTMILSLLYRANPEDVRIIMVDPKMLELSIYEGIPHLLLPVVTDPKKASLALGWAVREMERRYRLMADKGVRNIDGYNKKIAKEEKDKERLARLEAATTASELTGEEMPFEEEAQAPLDLPPAAEEELDHGHLPYIVVIVDELADLMLVAGREIEEHIARLAQMARAAGIHLILATQRPSVDVITGLIKANFPTRISFKVFSRIDSRTILDTSGAENLLGMGDMLFLPPGTSTLQRVHGAFVSELEVQKVVDFLTKQGSPDYDTTILTPPPSTGGDSDEDLEYDERWDEAVALVAQAQQASISMIQRRLRIGYNRAARIIEKMEQEGIVGPSDGTSKGREVLIQSHDND, from the coding sequence ATGGATGATGATCAACAAAGCAGCAGCCGTCGTGAACACTTGAAAAAGGAGATTTCCGCCCTGTTCTGGGCGGCGCTGGGTGCCTACCTGTGTATCTGTTTGCTCTCGTTTGACAACGGCGATCCGTCATTCAATAACAATCTCCATCCGGATGTCATCCGCAATCTCGGTGGTCCCATCGGTGCGCATCTTGCCGACCTGCTTTATCAATTGTTTGGCCTGGCGTCACTGCTGTTGCCGCCCGCCTGTTTTTTCTTTGCCTGGCGGCTGTTTCGTTTCCGTGATCTGCATCCACGCTGGTATAAAGTTGGCGCTTTTCTGGCCATGGTGTTTGCCCTCGACGGCCTGATTGCGCTCAAGGTCGGTGAGGTGACCGTCATGGGTCAGGCGATTTCCGAGGGGGGGGGCGCCATTGGTCGCCTGTTGGTCGATATCCTCGCCGGGGCACTCAATGTCGGCGGCGCGGCTCTGGTGCTGGTGGTGTTCTTCCTGGTGTCCACCATGTTACTGACCCGTTTTTCCCTGGTGTTGTTTCTCGAAGGGCTCAGTGCACGCATGGCGGCACGCATGGAGCGCCGCCGTGAACGTCGCGAGCAGAAAAAACTCGCCTCCGGCAAGAAGAAGGCCGATGGCCCGGTGATTGCCGCACCGACGGCGCCTATTACCAAAGCGCCCACGCCGACCAAACCGGTCCGCAAGAAGAAAGCCCGCAACGAGGTGCCCGCCGAGCAGGAATCGTTTGATTTTCTTGAGATCACCGGCAACTATCAGTTGCCCTCCTTGTCGTTGCTCGACTATGAAGGCGAACCGACGCCACCGGCGGACCGTGAAGCGCTGATGGCCATGGCGCGGATTCTTGAAGCCAAACTGAAAGATTTCAATGTCGACGGCGAAGTGGTGGAAGTCAAGCCGGGTCCGGTGGTGACCATGTTTGAGTTCTCTCCGGCTCCCGGCATCAAGGTCAACAAGATCGCCGGTCTGTCCGACGATCTGTCCATGGCGCTACGCGCTACGTCCATCCGCATTGTCGCACCGATTCCGGGGCGCGGCGTGGTGGGGATCGAGATCCCCAACAACAACCGCGAAACCGTATATCTCAAAGATATTCTCGAATCAGACCAGTTTCGCAAAAGCGGCGGGCGTTTGCCCATGGCGCTGGGCAAGGATATTTTCGGCCAGACCTGCGTCAGTGATCTGGCCAAAATGCCTCACCTGTTGGTGGCCGGTTCCACCGGTAGTGGTAAGTCGGTGTCGATCAACACCATGATCCTGTCGTTGCTCTATCGCGCCAATCCCGAAGACGTGCGCATCATCATGGTCGATCCCAAGATGCTTGAGTTATCGATCTACGAAGGCATCCCTCATCTGCTGTTGCCGGTGGTCACCGATCCGAAGAAGGCGTCACTGGCTCTGGGCTGGGCCGTGCGCGAGATGGAGCGGCGCTATCGGCTGATGGCCGACAAGGGCGTGCGCAACATCGACGGCTACAACAAGAAAATTGCCAAGGAAGAAAAAGACAAGGAGCGCTTGGCGCGTCTCGAAGCGGCGACCACCGCCAGCGAGCTGACCGGCGAAGAGATGCCGTTTGAAGAGGAGGCTCAGGCACCTCTCGATTTACCGCCTGCTGCGGAAGAGGAGTTGGATCACGGTCATCTGCCCTACATCGTCGTCATTGTCGATGAGCTGGCCGACCTGATGCTGGTGGCCGGGCGCGAAATCGAAGAGCATATTGCCCGTCTCGCCCAGATGGCGCGTGCCGCCGGGATCCACCTGATTCTGGCCACGCAGCGTCCGAGTGTCGATGTCATTACCGGCCTGATCAAGGCCAACTTCCCGACGCGCATCTCGTTTAAGGTGTTCTCGCGCATCGACTCGCGCACCATCCTTGATACCAGTGGTGCGGAAAACCTGCTCGGCATGGGTGATATGCTGTTCCTGCCGCCGGGAACCAGCACCCTGCAACGGGTGCATGGCGCGTTTGTCTCCGAGCTGGAAGTGCAAAAAGTGGTCGATTTTCTCACCAAGCAGGGCAGTCCCGACTACGATACCACGATCCTGACACCGCCACCTTCGACCGGGGGAGACAGTGATGAGGATCTCGAATACGACGAGCGCTGGGACGAAGCCGTCGCCCTGGTCGCCCAGGCACAACAGGCGTCGATCTCGATGATCCAGCGGCGTTTGCGTATTGGTTACAACCGTGCAGCGCGTATTATTGAGAAGATGGAGCAGGAGGGGATTGTCGGTCCGTCGGATGGCACCAGTAAGGGGCGTGAAGTGTTGATTCAGTCCCATGATAATGACTGA
- a CDS encoding NfeD family protein produces MESLLTPWLLWFVAGVALALFELAVPGFILIFFGVGCIVVSGVLLVVDLTVTEQVWLFVAATIVSLLALRRYAMRVFAGSQDVNPEDRLVEEPQGTGKVVDRITPQTPGRVAYRGSFWDAVSTVTLEPDTMVKVNGYAPNSRTVLNVEPVDSVER; encoded by the coding sequence ATGGAAAGCTTGCTGACGCCGTGGCTGCTGTGGTTTGTCGCCGGAGTGGCTCTGGCTTTGTTTGAGCTGGCCGTACCGGGTTTTATCCTGATCTTTTTTGGTGTCGGCTGTATTGTGGTGTCCGGCGTGTTGCTGGTGGTGGACCTCACCGTGACCGAGCAGGTGTGGCTGTTTGTCGCGGCCACCATAGTCAGTCTGCTGGCATTACGTCGTTATGCCATGCGGGTGTTTGCCGGCTCTCAGGATGTTAATCCGGAAGACCGGCTTGTCGAGGAGCCACAGGGCACCGGCAAGGTCGTCGATCGCATTACGCCGCAGACGCCGGGCCGTGTGGCGTATCGTGGTTCGTTCTGGGATGCCGTATCCACGGTGACCCTCGAGCCGGACACCATGGTTAAGGTGAATGGCTATGCCCCCAATTCCCGTACGGTTCTCAATGTGGAACCTGTCGACTCTGTGGAACGTTAA
- a CDS encoding single-stranded DNA-binding protein codes for MSVNKVILVGNLGKDPELRYTPSGAAVVNFSLATSETYKDRDGNRQTKTEWHNIVAWRQLAEICGKYLHKGKQIYIEGSLQTRKWQDRDGNDRYTTEIVANQMQMLGRVDDNSGGGYQGGGQGGYDNGPGQQYGGQPQQSYNNAAAQPQQPQQQRPQQQRPAPVYEEPVFNPDDEIPF; via the coding sequence ATGTCGGTAAACAAGGTGATCCTGGTCGGTAATCTCGGTAAAGACCCTGAACTGCGCTACACGCCCTCTGGTGCTGCCGTGGTCAACTTCTCACTGGCCACCAGCGAAACCTATAAAGACCGCGACGGCAACCGCCAGACCAAAACCGAGTGGCACAACATTGTCGCCTGGCGGCAACTGGCTGAGATCTGCGGTAAATATCTCCACAAAGGCAAGCAGATTTACATTGAAGGCTCTCTGCAAACCCGCAAATGGCAGGACCGCGACGGCAATGATCGCTATACCACGGAAATCGTTGCCAATCAGATGCAAATGCTAGGTCGTGTTGACGACAACAGCGGTGGTGGATACCAAGGCGGCGGCCAAGGTGGTTACGACAACGGTCCCGGCCAGCAATACGGTGGCCAACCCCAGCAGTCCTACAACAACGCCGCAGCGCAACCACAACAGCCTCAACAACAACGGCCGCAACAACAGCGCCCGGCCCCGGTTTACGAAGAACCGGTCTTCAACCCGGACGACGAGATTCCGTTCTAG
- a CDS encoding ribonuclease J, translating into MTQTSLHNPDQLTLLPLGGLGEIGLNMMALEYAGKIVLIDCGLMFPEAHMLGIDLVLPDVTCLEERLDDICGLVITHGHEDHIGAIPFLYEQLGRPPLYATRLTLALLKKKLEEFELNLNQNMTQIAPREAFEVGPFTIEPFRVAHSVPDGVGLAIRCGAGLVVHSGDFKLDATPLDGEPTDVARLAQYGEEGVLLLLADSTNVETSGFSGSERQVGPRFRDIMEQASGMVFVATFSSNIHRVQQAVDAALACGRKVALYGRSMVSNCGVARVHDALTIPEAELIDVRQLGDYPRDQVAVITTGSQGEPRSALARLAADDHPQFAIEENDCVILSSRFIPGNEKAITSVINQLYRLGAEVHYQRTSGVHVSGHASREELKQLLALVRPQSFIPVHGEFRHLMQHARLARQMGVADERSLVVENGQPVLVSAHGLKRLEPVETGRVLVDGKGVGDVGMMELRDRHRLARHGTVMAVLAVSRSKGTLLHGPELVSRGCLPEPDSDALLVDAAEQVRDMLGEHHLSSLTDWDDVRIEIRQTLTRFFKRRLQRRPLVLPIIIQL; encoded by the coding sequence GTGACGCAAACCTCTCTTCACAATCCTGATCAACTGACGTTACTGCCTCTGGGTGGTCTCGGCGAAATCGGTCTTAATATGATGGCGCTGGAGTATGCCGGCAAGATCGTGTTGATCGATTGTGGCTTGATGTTCCCTGAAGCGCACATGCTGGGCATTGATCTGGTGCTGCCCGATGTGACATGCCTGGAAGAGCGTCTGGATGATATCTGTGGACTGGTGATTACCCACGGCCATGAAGACCATATCGGGGCCATTCCGTTTCTTTACGAGCAACTAGGTCGACCGCCCCTCTATGCAACACGGCTGACCTTGGCATTGCTGAAAAAGAAACTTGAAGAGTTTGAGCTGAACCTCAACCAAAACATGACGCAGATCGCGCCTCGTGAAGCGTTTGAGGTGGGGCCCTTTACCATCGAACCGTTTCGGGTAGCGCATTCGGTGCCGGACGGGGTCGGTCTGGCGATTCGTTGTGGGGCCGGACTGGTGGTGCACAGTGGTGATTTCAAGCTGGATGCCACGCCTCTGGACGGCGAGCCCACCGATGTGGCCCGCCTGGCCCAATACGGCGAAGAGGGGGTGCTGTTGTTGCTGGCGGATTCCACCAATGTGGAAACGTCCGGCTTTTCGGGGTCGGAACGGCAGGTGGGGCCACGCTTTCGTGACATTATGGAGCAGGCGAGCGGCATGGTGTTTGTCGCGACCTTTTCCTCCAATATTCATCGGGTCCAGCAGGCGGTGGATGCCGCTCTGGCCTGTGGTCGTAAAGTGGCTCTGTATGGGCGCAGTATGGTGAGTAACTGCGGCGTCGCCCGTGTCCATGATGCCTTGACCATCCCGGAAGCGGAGCTGATTGATGTGCGTCAGTTGGGCGATTATCCGCGCGATCAGGTGGCGGTGATCACCACCGGCAGCCAAGGCGAACCGCGTAGTGCTCTGGCGCGTCTGGCCGCGGACGATCATCCCCAGTTTGCCATTGAGGAAAACGACTGCGTTATTCTGTCGTCGCGGTTTATTCCCGGCAATGAAAAGGCCATTACGTCGGTGATCAACCAGTTGTATCGTCTGGGCGCCGAGGTGCATTATCAGCGCACCAGCGGTGTTCATGTATCGGGCCATGCCAGCCGTGAAGAATTGAAACAACTGCTGGCTCTGGTGCGACCGCAAAGCTTTATCCCTGTTCATGGTGAATTTCGTCATCTGATGCAACATGCGCGTCTGGCGCGACAGATGGGGGTGGCGGACGAGCGTAGCCTGGTGGTTGAAAACGGTCAGCCGGTGCTGGTCAGCGCGCATGGTCTGAAACGGTTGGAACCAGTAGAAACCGGGCGCGTGCTGGTTGATGGTAAAGGAGTCGGCGATGTCGGCATGATGGAATTGCGCGATCGCCACCGTCTGGCCCGTCATGGCACGGTGATGGCGGTGCTGGCCGTGAGCCGCAGCAAGGGCACCCTGCTGCACGGGCCGGAGCTGGTCAGCCGTGGTTGCCTGCCGGAGCCGGACAGTGACGCCTTGTTGGTTGACGCGGCAGAACAGGTGCGCGACATGCTCGGCGAGCATCATCTGTCTTCCTTGACGGATTGGGATGATGTGCGTATCGAGATCCGCCAGACTCTGACACGGTTTTTCAAGCGTCGTTTGCAGCGCCGACCGTTGGTGTTGCCGATTATCATACAACTTTAA
- a CDS encoding helix-turn-helix transcriptional regulator — MRTKSTSPQSLGLILRAARKRKGLSQTEAGKSVGIDQPTLSKIERGESNARLDTLFRLLAALDMELIIKPRETSSATEGDRW, encoded by the coding sequence ATGAGGACCAAATCAACATCCCCGCAGAGCCTTGGTCTCATCTTACGTGCGGCACGCAAACGCAAAGGTCTGAGTCAAACAGAAGCCGGCAAATCCGTCGGCATCGATCAGCCCACGTTATCCAAAATTGAACGCGGCGAATCCAATGCCCGCCTCGACACGCTGTTTCGACTCTTGGCTGCGTTGGATATGGAGCTGATCATCAAACCACGCGAAACCTCCTCAGCAACCGAGGGAGATCGCTGGTAA
- a CDS encoding undecaprenyl-diphosphate phosphatase, with product MTLIHALLLGLLQGATEFLPVSSSGHLAIAQYFIKGFEQPGVLFDVMLHCGTLCAVLIYFWKDVCSLLTAPWASGYDGVVRRRLLWLIIAGSVPTAIIGLTFKDALTSVFHNIPLVCAMLLVTGTILFAAERWRHGARGQEQLTLTDALITGLVQGFAILPGISRSGSTIAALLFRGVDGAVAARFSFLLSMPAVAGATLISLKDLDGLAAGQLPLYLAGGGMAFVSGLLSIHLLMAVVRKRRLAAFALYCWGAGAVFFMLS from the coding sequence ATGACCTTGATTCATGCGTTATTACTCGGCCTGCTGCAAGGGGCCACGGAATTTTTGCCGGTGTCCTCTTCAGGCCACCTGGCCATCGCTCAGTATTTTATTAAAGGGTTTGAACAGCCCGGTGTGTTGTTTGACGTGATGTTGCACTGCGGCACCCTGTGCGCGGTGCTGATCTATTTCTGGAAAGATGTTTGTTCCCTGCTGACGGCACCGTGGGCCTCGGGATACGACGGTGTGGTTCGCCGACGTCTGTTGTGGCTGATTATCGCCGGATCGGTGCCGACGGCGATCATTGGGCTGACGTTCAAAGATGCCTTGACGTCGGTGTTTCACAACATCCCCCTGGTCTGCGCGATGCTGCTGGTGACCGGGACCATCCTGTTTGCTGCTGAACGGTGGCGCCATGGTGCGCGCGGTCAGGAGCAGTTGACCCTGACCGATGCCCTGATCACCGGACTGGTGCAGGGCTTTGCCATTCTGCCGGGGATCTCCCGTTCCGGTTCGACCATTGCCGCCCTGCTGTTTCGCGGAGTTGACGGGGCCGTGGCTGCACGTTTTTCGTTTTTGCTGTCGATGCCGGCTGTTGCCGGGGCGACGTTGATTTCGCTCAAGGATCTGGACGGGCTGGCTGCCGGGCAACTGCCCTTGTATCTTGCCGGGGGCGGGATGGCATTCGTCAGCGGCCTGCTGTCGATTCATCTGTTGATGGCCGTGGTCCGCAAGCGTCGCCTGGCGGCATTTGCCCTGTATTGCTGGGGTGCCGGAGCGGTGTTTTTTATGTTATCTTAG
- a CDS encoding type II toxin-antitoxin system HipA family toxin, with protein sequence MGRKRQGSELFIFMNGEKVGQLTRTAGGRLECRYADSWLNSAAGRGLSLSMPLTDQVYSGQVVENYFDNLLPDSQPIRDRIQKRFGARSNRGFDLLWHIGRDCIGAIQLLPEDRAPDVHHIEAEPLTDADIAQTLKNYTTMPLGMQQDKDFRISIAGAQEKTALLNHHGQWHRPLGATPTSHLFKLPIGHIDHSGMDLNDSVENEWLCLAILTAYGLPTAPSEIMVFADIKALVVERFDRRWSTDGSWLIRLPQEDMCQALNVPPALKYESDGGPGIEAIMTLLLGSSRSLEDRRTFMTQVFLFWLLGAIDGHGKNFSIALGSGGSFQLTPAYDVISAYPLIAQKQLNQKQLTMAMSLQGKNRHYHWEQMFRRHWLGTAKRCKFPGEEMNRIIDENLEKLDGVIDQVSNLLPKGFPEEIAVSLFEGMRTARERMD encoded by the coding sequence ATGGGCCGCAAACGACAAGGATCAGAGCTGTTTATTTTCATGAACGGCGAAAAAGTAGGTCAGCTCACCCGCACTGCCGGCGGCAGACTGGAATGCCGCTATGCCGACTCCTGGCTGAACAGTGCTGCAGGGCGGGGGCTCTCCCTGTCCATGCCGCTGACCGACCAGGTCTACTCCGGCCAGGTCGTCGAAAACTATTTCGACAACCTGCTTCCCGACAGCCAGCCGATCCGTGACCGCATCCAGAAACGCTTTGGTGCCCGATCCAACCGCGGATTTGATCTGTTGTGGCACATCGGCCGCGATTGTATCGGCGCCATTCAGCTCCTCCCTGAAGACCGCGCGCCGGATGTGCACCACATCGAAGCGGAACCTCTCACGGACGCCGACATTGCCCAAACCCTGAAAAACTACACCACCATGCCGCTGGGCATGCAGCAGGACAAAGACTTTCGCATTTCCATCGCCGGAGCCCAGGAAAAAACCGCACTGCTTAACCACCATGGCCAATGGCACCGTCCACTGGGAGCAACACCGACCAGCCACCTGTTTAAACTGCCCATTGGCCATATTGACCACAGCGGCATGGATTTGAATGACAGCGTTGAAAACGAATGGCTGTGTCTGGCCATCCTCACGGCATACGGGCTGCCTACCGCCCCCAGTGAAATCATGGTCTTTGCAGACATAAAAGCCCTGGTTGTCGAACGCTTTGACCGCCGCTGGTCCACAGACGGCTCCTGGCTGATCCGACTGCCGCAGGAAGATATGTGTCAGGCCCTCAACGTCCCGCCAGCGCTGAAATACGAATCCGATGGCGGCCCCGGCATTGAAGCGATCATGACCTTGCTGTTGGGCTCATCGCGCAGCCTCGAAGACCGCCGCACGTTTATGACCCAGGTGTTTCTATTCTGGTTGCTCGGCGCCATTGACGGCCACGGTAAAAACTTCAGCATTGCCTTGGGCTCCGGCGGCTCGTTTCAACTCACCCCGGCTTACGACGTCATCTCCGCTTATCCCCTGATCGCCCAGAAACAGCTCAATCAAAAACAGCTGACCATGGCCATGTCGCTTCAGGGGAAAAACCGGCATTATCACTGGGAACAGATGTTTCGCCGCCACTGGCTGGGCACAGCCAAACGGTGCAAATTTCCAGGTGAAGAGATGAACCGCATTATTGATGAAAATCTTGAAAAGCTGGATGGTGTGATTGACCAGGTGAGTAATCTGTTGCCGAAAGGATTTCCCGAGGAGATTGCGGTTTCTCTCTTTGAGGGGATGAGAACCGCACGGGAGCGGATGGATTGA